Genomic segment of Microbacterium sp. BH-3-3-3:
CCGCGTTGGGAGTTCGGGGAGATATATTATGTCGCCTGCATTGGTTGCGCCAGTCGACTCCACACCCAAAGCCTTCTGCCACCGTTTGATAGCGAGGACGGTTCCGCTCTCGGCCTTCCCGTCAATCGCTCCTCGGTAGTGGCCTAGGGCGGAGAGCATTCGTTGCAGCTGAGCGACATCGTCCCCGGAGACGCCCTCTCCGATCGAACGGAACGAGGGAACGGAGCCGACAGCCGCCACGACGGGGCGCAGATTCACGGTGTAGAGAGTGGAACCGGCGTCCGCGACCATGGTTGATTCAGCCGGTGCACTCGTGACCACGCCGATTGCCTGGTTGACGCCGACAGGTGCGATTGACCACGAGGCGGTTACGCCCAGAGTCAGCGAGGAGGAGACCTCTCCAAGCTGGGCCGTCGCGTACGAGGCGGACTCGGTCTCAAGCGGGTCCGGTGCTGGTGCGGTGACCGTTGTGATCGCCCACGCGGATGCTGCGCCAACGATGAGAGCGAGCAGTCCGCCCCCGAGAAGCAGTGGCCACACCCGGTGTCTGGTCTGCGTAGCGCGTCCGTTCATCACCGCTTCACCGTAGGTGTCCGGGCGGGGTCGGCATTCGCGGGCTTTTTCAATCGGTACATGGTGTCGGTTGACTATTCAGCTGCGTCGTGGTGTCTCGGCTCCGGCCGGCCGGTCACCGCGAGCGCGCACAGCCCCGTGGGGCCGGAGGACGGTGTCGGCGGCTCTCCCTAGACTCGGAGCATGCCCGCTCTCACGCTCGCCTCCCGTCTCGACGGTGTCATCGGCGGCAAGACGGCGGCCGCGTTCGATCGCGCGTTCGGCATGAAGACCGTGGGCGAACTCCTCGAGCACTACCCGCGTCGCTACGCCCGACGCGGCGAGCTCACGCCGATCGCGACGCTGCCGCTCGGTGAGCCCGTGACCATCGTGGCCGAGGTCGTGAGCGCGAGCGAGCGGCGTATGCAGAACCGCCGCGGGTCCCTGCTCGAGGTCGTGATCAGCGACGGCGACGGGCGCATGTCGCTGACCTTCTTCAATCAGCCCTGGCGCCTGAAAGAGCTCACCCCGGGTCGCCGGGGCATCTTCTCGGGCAAGGTCGGCGAGTACCGGCGGCAGACACAGCTCACCAACCCCGACTACGAGCTGTTCGACGACATCGCCGAGGCCCGGGCCGAGGCCGAGGTCACCGCAAAGCGCCCCATCCCGATCTACCCGGCCACCAGCTCGGTCCCCAGCCCCCTCGTGCAGAAGACCATCTCGCTCGTGCTCGACGCCGTGGGCGACATCGACGATCCGCTGCCCGACGACCTGCGGGCGCGCCGAGGGCTCGTCGACGCCCGCACGGCGCTCGAACACATCCACCGGCCCGAAGACGACGACGACATCGCTCCGGCCGTGGCGACGCTGCGCATGCACGAGGCCTTCGTGCTGCAGACCGCCCTGCTGCAGCAGCGGCAGTTCGTGCGGGCCCTGTCGGCCACGAAGCGTCCCGCCGCCGCGGGCGGGCTGCTCGAGCGATTCGACGCGATCCTGCCGTTCGAGCTCACCCCCGACCAGCAGAGCGTGGGTGCCCGGATCGCCGCCGACATGATCGGCGACTGGCCGATGAACCGGCTCGTGCAGGGCGAGGTGGGGTCGGGCAAGACGCTCGTCGCCCTGCGCGCGATGCTGCAGGTCGCCGAGTCGGGCGGGCAGTCGGCACTCATCGCCCCCACCGAAGTGCTCGCCGCTCAGCACCTGCGCTCCATCGCCCGCATGCTGGGCCCCGAGCTCGCGCCCGAGCTCATGCCGACCCTGCTCACCGGCCAGCTGCCCGCCGCCGAGCGCCGCAAGGCCGCCCTCCGGGTGGCCTCGGGGCAGGCCCGCATCGTCGTGGGCACCCACGCGCTGCTCAGCGCCCGCACGACCTTCGCCGAGCTGGGCTTCGTCGTCGTCGACGAACAGCATCGCTTCGGTGTCGAGCAGCGCGAGGCACTGCGCTCCAAGGGCGAATCGCCGCACACGCTCGTACTCACGGCGACGCCGATCCCGCGCACCGTCGCCATGACGGTGTTCGGCGATCTCGATGTCTCGACCATCCGCACCATGCCGGCCGGGCGTGCCGGCATCCAATCGTTCGTGGCTCCGCTGGCCGAGAAGCCCGGGTGGTTCGCGCGGGTGTGGGACCGGGTGGCCGAAGAGGTGCGTCTCGGACGCCAGGCGTTCGTCGTGTGCGCGGCCATCGATGCCGAACAGCTCGCCGCCGACGAGAAGACCGACGAACCCGCCGACGCCCCGGCCGCGGCGGCCGCCGCCGAGAGCGGCCGCACGCGGTGGGGCGTCGTGCAGGTCGAAGAGATGCTGTCGCGTATGCCGTCGTTCGCGGACATCCGCGTGCAGATCCTGCACGGCAAGCTGCCGGCCGACGAGAAGGACGCGGTCATGCAGGCCTTCGCGCGCGGCGACATCGACGTCCTCGTGGCCACGACCGTGATCGAGGTGGGCGTCGACGTGCCGAACGCCTCGACCATGGTGATCCTCGAGGCCGATCGCTTCGGGGTCTCGCAACTCCACCAGCTCCGCGGACGCGTGGGCCGCGGCGGGGTGCCGGGCCTGTGTCTGCTGGTCACCGAGGCGTCTCCGGGCTCGTCGTCGCGATCGCGTGTCGAGGCCGTGGCGAGCACGCTCGACGGCTTCGCGCTGGCCGAGGTCGATCTCGAGCTGCGGGGCGAGGGCGATGTGCTCGGCGGGGCGCAGTCGGGCGTGCGCTCGTCGCTGCGACTGCTGCGCGTGGTGACCGATGCCGATCTCATCACCGAAGCCCGCGCCGAGGGGGAGCGGCTGCTGGCCGACGATCCGACGCTGGAGCGGCATCCCGGTCTGGCGGCCGCGCTCGAGCGCCGTGTCGGCGTGGAGGAGCGGGCGGCGCTCGCGAAGTCGTGACGGCGCGGGCCGGGTGCGGGGCGTCGTCGGTAGGCTGACGGCATGAACCCCCGGATCGCCGTCGTCCCCGGCTCGTTCGACCCGCCGACCCTCGGTCACCTCGATGTGATCCGCCGCGCGGCGGGGCTGTTCGATCAGCTCCACGTCCTGGTCGTGCACAATCCGGGCAAAGAGGCGATGCTGCCCCTCGCGCAGCGGCAGTCGCTGCTGGAGCAGTCGATCTCGGAGGCCGGGATCGAGGGCGACGTCATCGTGGCGGCCTGGAGCATGGGGCTCCTGGTCGACTACGCCACCGAGGTCGGCGCCCGCGTTCTCGTGAAGGGCATCCGTTCGCAGGTGGACGTGGCCTACGAGACCCCGATGGCGATCGTCAACCGCGACCTCGCCCACGTCGAGACGGTGTTCCTGCTGCCCGATCCCTCGCACGCGCTCGTGTCGAGCTCGCTCGTGCGACAGGTCGCGGGGCTCGGCGGCGACGTGTCGCCGTACGTCCCCCCGGCCGTCGCCCGTTTCCTCGACACCGGGGCACGCGGGCTCTGACCGCGGGTCCCACCGGTCCGCGGCGGGTCGCGACGCGGCATCCGGCCCGTGTTCAGGGGCGCGCGGGTAGCATGGACGACCGTGAGAACCCGCCGACCCGGTCCCTTCCAACTCCCCGTACGTGACATCGAGCACCACGCGGGAGAGATGCGCGAGCACAGCCTCGACATCCCCGCGCCCGAGAAGTGGGGTGAAGGACTCGTCTCGATCCCCGAGGCCGAGCCCCTCGAGATCGAGGTGCGTCTGGAGTCGGTGCACGAGGGCATCCTCGTGTCCGGCACCGTCGACACCACCGCCACCGGCGTGTGCGGCCGATGCCTCATCGACATCGAGGAGCCTGTCGAAGTCGAGTTCCAGGAACTTTTCACGTATCCTGGGAACGAAGCGAGTGACTTCGACGTTCAAGACGACCACGTGGATCTTGAAAATCTGGTCCGGGACACGATTGTCCTGTCGCTTCCGTTCCAGCCGGTGTGTCAGCCGGACTGCCCCGGGCTCGACCCGAACACGGGCGAGAGGCTGACGGAAAGCACCGGCGACACGGAGCAGACGTCCGTTGATCCTCGATGGGCTGCGCTCCAGCAGTACACCCCAGACGACGGCGATGCGCTCCGCGCCGCCCCCAAGACAGAGAAGAGCTAGCCATGGCAGGTAACCCCCCGAAGCGGAAAGTCTCCCGCTCGAACACCCGCTCGCGCCGCGCGCAGTGGAAGGCCGAACCCACCCCGCTGGTGAAGACCATCGAGAACGGCAAGGTCGTCTACAGCCGCCCCCACCAGGCCAAGGTCGTCACCGACTCGCAGGGCACCGAACTCTTCATGGAGTACAAGGGCCGCAAGGTCGCCGACGTCTGATCGTCGCCCGCGACGAGACACTGCGACGCGAGACACTGTGACGCGAAACACCGTGACGCGAAACACCGTCGAGCGCTCAGCGCTCACCGAGAAGCTCGGGGTCGACATCGACCCCGAGCTTCTTTCGCTTGCCCTGACCCACCGCTCGTTCGCCTACGAGAACGGCGCCATCCCGCACAACGAACGTCTCGAGTTCCTCGGCGACTCGGTGCTGGGCCAAGCCGTGACCGTGCGGCTGTTCACCCGGCATCCGGATCTCGACGAGGGAAGCCTCGCCAAGCGGCGCGCGAGCGTCGTGTCGACCGTGGCCCTCGCCGAGGTGGCGCGCACCATCGGCCTCGGCGATCACGTGCGGCTCGGCCGGGGCGAGATCCTGACCGGCGGTCGTGACAAGGATTCGATCCTCGCCGACACCATGGAAGCCGTGATCGGGGCGACGTTCCTCTCGGCGGGACCGGATGCCGCCACCGACATGGTGCTGCGCCTGGTCGAACCGCTCTTCGCCGACCCCGAACGCTACGGCGCGGCGATGGACCCGAAGACGAGTCTGCAAGAGATCGCTGCGCGGCTGGGGCTTCCGGCTCCCGTCTACGGCGTCGAGGCGACCGGGCCCGACCACGACCGTCGCTTCACGGCCACCGTGACCGTCGGCGAGGTCGTGACCACGGGTGCCGGGTCGAGCAAGAAGCAGGCGGAGATGGCCGCCGCCCTCACCGCCTGGCGCGAACTCGACGCGCGTGCCTGAACTCCCCGAGGTCGAGGTCGTCCGCGCGGGACTTGAACCCGCGGTCACCGGCGCCGTCATCGCGTCGGTCGACGTGCGCGACGAACGCGCCCTCACCCGGCACACCGGGGGAGCCGCGCATTTCGAAGCCGAGCTCACGGGCCGCCGCATCTCGTCGGCGGTGCGCCGGGGCAAATTCCTGTGGATGCCGGTCTCCGACACCGAGGCCATCGTCACCCACCTGGGCATGAGCGGTCAGATGCTGCTTCGTGTTCCCGGGGCACCCGAAGAGCGCCACGAGCGCATCCGCATCGAGCTCGAGCACCCCGTGCACGGGCCGTTGTCGGTGGTCTTCGCCGATCAGCGCACGTTCGGATCGCTCGCGGTCGACACCCTCGTGGACACCGCCGACGGCGCCGCGGCGGGGCGTGGATCCGACCTCGCCCGGGTGCCGACGCAGGTGGCCCACATCGCCCGCGATCCCCTCGACCCCGCCTTCCGCGCCGATCGCTTCCGCGCGCGCCTGGCGCACACCGCATCGGGCATCAAGCGCGTGCTGCTGGATCAGACCGTGGCCAGCGGCATCGGCAACATCTACGCCGACGAGTCCCTGTGGGCCGCGCGCATCCACCCCGAGACCGCGGCGTCGGCTCTGTCGACCCGTGCCGTGAACCGTCTGCTGGCCGAGGTGCAGGCCGTGCTCGAGAAGGCCCTCGCCGAGGGCGGCACGAGCTTCGACGCGCAGTACGTCAACGTGAACGGGC
This window contains:
- a CDS encoding peptidoglycan-binding domain-containing protein, with the translated sequence MNGRATQTRHRVWPLLLGGGLLALIVGAASAWAITTVTAPAPDPLETESASYATAQLGEVSSSLTLGVTASWSIAPVGVNQAIGVVTSAPAESTMVADAGSTLYTVNLRPVVAAVGSVPSFRSIGEGVSGDDVAQLQRMLSALGHYRGAIDGKAESGTVLAIKRWQKALGVESTGATNAGDIIYLPELPTRIIIDKTKIAAGHTLQSAESVISVLPSSPQFVIQATENQAAQIPTGALVRITGPDNSTWEATTSEQKSDPATASFTIELTSTSEDEPICLEDCAKIPVDGKSNYPSTVLLVQPVSGVVVPVASLSSLPDGRIVVETDTGETVTVIVKQSAQGMAVVDGVQEGTRVKMMRSA
- the rnc gene encoding ribonuclease III, coding for MTRNTVERSALTEKLGVDIDPELLSLALTHRSFAYENGAIPHNERLEFLGDSVLGQAVTVRLFTRHPDLDEGSLAKRRASVVSTVALAEVARTIGLGDHVRLGRGEILTGGRDKDSILADTMEAVIGATFLSAGPDAATDMVLRLVEPLFADPERYGAAMDPKTSLQEIAARLGLPAPVYGVEATGPDHDRRFTATVTVGEVVTTGAGSSKKQAEMAAALTAWRELDARA
- the coaD gene encoding pantetheine-phosphate adenylyltransferase; its protein translation is MNPRIAVVPGSFDPPTLGHLDVIRRAAGLFDQLHVLVVHNPGKEAMLPLAQRQSLLEQSISEAGIEGDVIVAAWSMGLLVDYATEVGARVLVKGIRSQVDVAYETPMAIVNRDLAHVETVFLLPDPSHALVSSSLVRQVAGLGGDVSPYVPPAVARFLDTGARGL
- a CDS encoding ATP-dependent DNA helicase RecG → MPALTLASRLDGVIGGKTAAAFDRAFGMKTVGELLEHYPRRYARRGELTPIATLPLGEPVTIVAEVVSASERRMQNRRGSLLEVVISDGDGRMSLTFFNQPWRLKELTPGRRGIFSGKVGEYRRQTQLTNPDYELFDDIAEARAEAEVTAKRPIPIYPATSSVPSPLVQKTISLVLDAVGDIDDPLPDDLRARRGLVDARTALEHIHRPEDDDDIAPAVATLRMHEAFVLQTALLQQRQFVRALSATKRPAAAGGLLERFDAILPFELTPDQQSVGARIAADMIGDWPMNRLVQGEVGSGKTLVALRAMLQVAESGGQSALIAPTEVLAAQHLRSIARMLGPELAPELMPTLLTGQLPAAERRKAALRVASGQARIVVGTHALLSARTTFAELGFVVVDEQHRFGVEQREALRSKGESPHTLVLTATPIPRTVAMTVFGDLDVSTIRTMPAGRAGIQSFVAPLAEKPGWFARVWDRVAEEVRLGRQAFVVCAAIDAEQLAADEKTDEPADAPAAAAAAESGRTRWGVVQVEEMLSRMPSFADIRVQILHGKLPADEKDAVMQAFARGDIDVLVATTVIEVGVDVPNASTMVILEADRFGVSQLHQLRGRVGRGGVPGLCLLVTEASPGSSSRSRVEAVASTLDGFALAEVDLELRGEGDVLGGAQSGVRSSLRLLRVVTDADLITEARAEGERLLADDPTLERHPGLAAALERRVGVEERAALAKS
- a CDS encoding DUF177 domain-containing protein, producing the protein MREHSLDIPAPEKWGEGLVSIPEAEPLEIEVRLESVHEGILVSGTVDTTATGVCGRCLIDIEEPVEVEFQELFTYPGNEASDFDVQDDHVDLENLVRDTIVLSLPFQPVCQPDCPGLDPNTGERLTESTGDTEQTSVDPRWAALQQYTPDDGDALRAAPKTEKS
- the mutM gene encoding bifunctional DNA-formamidopyrimidine glycosylase/DNA-(apurinic or apyrimidinic site) lyase, with amino-acid sequence MPELPEVEVVRAGLEPAVTGAVIASVDVRDERALTRHTGGAAHFEAELTGRRISSAVRRGKFLWMPVSDTEAIVTHLGMSGQMLLRVPGAPEERHERIRIELEHPVHGPLSVVFADQRTFGSLAVDTLVDTADGAAAGRGSDLARVPTQVAHIARDPLDPAFRADRFRARLAHTASGIKRVLLDQTVASGIGNIYADESLWAARIHPETAASALSTRAVNRLLAEVQAVLEKALAEGGTSFDAQYVNVNGQAGYFAHSLNAYGRTGQPCPRCGRPIVRVSFMNRSSHFCPHCQRVR
- the rpmF gene encoding 50S ribosomal protein L32, which gives rise to MAGNPPKRKVSRSNTRSRRAQWKAEPTPLVKTIENGKVVYSRPHQAKVVTDSQGTELFMEYKGRKVADV